In Paraflavitalea devenefica, the following are encoded in one genomic region:
- a CDS encoding response regulator, whose amino-acid sequence MIVPDYRSLGKRKILVAEDVELNQHLARHMMESWGFEVDIAINGREALVLVQQHSYDLVLMDIHMPEMDGVEATKQIRQLTDIVKSTIPIVALTANALKGDRERFLAAGMNDYLPKPFNEPNLFRIIANNLTNMIITDNASSQEALIPGPGDPVKLYNLSLVYSIAGGDESFVIRMLQLFLDTMPQTLVELQKESAEQNWEQVGRLAHKLKSTIDSMGISSLKDIVRQIEHNGKQEEQTEQLPAQVALVESIMKACAEQIKKDFSL is encoded by the coding sequence ATGATCGTACCCGATTACCGGAGCCTGGGGAAACGGAAAATACTGGTGGCGGAGGATGTGGAACTCAACCAACACCTGGCCCGTCACATGATGGAGTCGTGGGGTTTTGAAGTGGACATCGCTATCAATGGCAGGGAGGCGCTGGTACTGGTACAACAGCATAGTTATGATTTGGTGCTGATGGATATACACATGCCCGAAATGGACGGCGTGGAGGCTACGAAGCAGATCAGGCAACTGACGGACATTGTCAAATCAACCATTCCTATAGTAGCGCTCACCGCCAATGCCCTGAAGGGCGACCGGGAGCGGTTTCTGGCAGCAGGCATGAACGATTACCTGCCCAAGCCTTTCAATGAACCTAACCTTTTTCGCATCATTGCCAACAACCTGACCAACATGATCATTACTGACAATGCTTCATCGCAGGAAGCCCTGATTCCCGGACCTGGCGACCCTGTGAAGCTATACAATCTTTCCCTCGTATATAGCATAGCTGGTGGTGATGAGAGTTTTGTGATACGTATGCTGCAACTGTTCCTGGATACCATGCCCCAGACATTAGTGGAATTGCAAAAAGAATCTGCTGAGCAGAACTGGGAGCAGGTAGGCAGGCTGGCCCACAAACTGAAATCTACCATTGACTCCATGGGTATCAGTTCCCTGAAAGACATCGTACGGCAGATAGAACACAACGGGAAGCAAGAAGAACAAACAGAACAATTGCCGGCGCAGGTAGCCCTGGTAGAAAGCATTATGAAGGCCTGTGCCGAGCAGATAAAGAAAGACTTCTCCCTGTAA
- a CDS encoding RecB family exonuclease encodes MFSSQPPLSAMERTALFIRLIDAFPKGHPLKRYRGDVYFEIRNFRVLFSMMKREGWTSDVVNKQINAYLASLEPNQVAEAAASMDKLQAAVHEFDNYQVLLQQLGRHDAGDVPDPGAALPPEHPLIAKVVLLLEYLAAEQEIPGSGDEMLFELLHAEWFAIPPAEIAQLAIAAADRPFNGQKVSLRRLLYEKVHTPPRDLFSPPVAEGFIKASGAIERLTGIAPGTTLPALVESMLRETGISDFVRQHPDSQELQELVTGFVHYVQEEAARNPAMDLPLLVKLILLMRAPAFTWPPLQVPVNGQDSIIPLIAAFYISPIPFGGIAGALHMETSEVKMPAPEIGKLEETIVSRLLQRFVMNVTALNNFLRCPLEFYFRNIIRIPAPRNEAVEFGSAVHYALELLFRKMQSAGEAFPSPEVFINDFETYMHLHRQSFTPEQFNRRLAYGREVLSNYYDEYVHSWTRIVAVERNIRNVMVNGVPLKGKIDKLEFDGRLVNVVDYKTGDPEKSKVRLMPPGEAIPLGGDYWRQAVFYKILVDNYQSKEWKVVSTEFDFIEPDKKYYYHKEKLMITPDDVAIVTQQLTTAWQRIQHRDFYTGCGKPECHWCHFVKTYGLAVRLHE; translated from the coding sequence ATGTTCAGCAGCCAACCGCCCTTATCTGCCATGGAGCGTACAGCGTTGTTTATCAGGCTTATTGATGCCTTTCCCAAAGGCCATCCACTCAAGCGCTATCGTGGCGATGTGTACTTTGAGATCAGGAATTTCCGGGTCCTTTTCAGCATGATGAAACGGGAAGGCTGGACGTCGGACGTTGTGAATAAACAGATCAATGCATACCTGGCCAGCCTGGAACCAAACCAGGTAGCGGAAGCAGCAGCAAGCATGGACAAGTTGCAGGCAGCCGTTCATGAATTTGATAATTACCAGGTATTGCTGCAACAACTTGGCCGGCATGATGCGGGCGATGTACCGGACCCTGGCGCGGCCCTGCCACCGGAACATCCGCTGATAGCAAAGGTGGTCCTCCTGCTTGAGTACCTCGCGGCAGAACAGGAAATTCCCGGTAGCGGCGATGAGATGTTGTTTGAGTTATTGCATGCAGAATGGTTTGCTATTCCACCCGCTGAAATTGCTCAACTCGCTATAGCGGCAGCCGACCGGCCATTCAACGGTCAAAAAGTATCCCTGCGCAGGCTACTATATGAAAAGGTGCATACCCCGCCAAGGGACCTCTTTTCGCCTCCTGTTGCGGAGGGCTTTATAAAAGCTTCCGGAGCTATAGAACGATTAACCGGCATAGCACCCGGTACCACCTTACCCGCCCTGGTGGAAAGTATGCTTCGTGAAACCGGCATCAGCGATTTTGTTAGGCAGCATCCGGACAGCCAGGAGCTGCAGGAATTGGTTACCGGTTTTGTGCATTATGTGCAGGAAGAGGCAGCACGTAATCCGGCAATGGACCTGCCGCTGCTGGTGAAGCTGATCCTACTGATGCGTGCACCAGCATTTACCTGGCCTCCATTACAGGTACCCGTCAATGGCCAGGATAGCATTATCCCGCTAATCGCTGCGTTTTATATATCGCCTATCCCCTTTGGAGGGATAGCCGGGGCCCTACATATGGAAACCAGCGAGGTCAAAATGCCGGCCCCGGAAATCGGCAAACTGGAGGAAACAATAGTAAGCCGGTTATTGCAACGGTTTGTTATGAACGTTACAGCCCTTAATAATTTCCTCCGTTGTCCGCTGGAATTTTATTTCAGGAATATTATCCGCATTCCTGCCCCACGCAATGAGGCTGTTGAGTTTGGTTCAGCCGTACACTATGCATTGGAGCTGTTATTCCGTAAAATGCAATCCGCAGGAGAAGCTTTCCCCTCGCCGGAGGTTTTTATCAACGATTTTGAAACGTATATGCACCTGCACAGACAAAGCTTTACCCCGGAACAGTTTAACCGCCGTTTAGCATACGGACGTGAAGTGTTAAGTAATTATTATGATGAATACGTTCATTCCTGGACCAGGATCGTAGCGGTGGAAAGAAATATCCGGAACGTAATGGTGAATGGTGTACCGCTTAAGGGCAAGATAGATAAACTGGAATTTGACGGCCGGCTGGTGAATGTGGTGGATTATAAAACCGGTGATCCGGAAAAATCCAAAGTCCGGCTGATGCCTCCCGGAGAGGCCATACCATTGGGTGGCGATTACTGGCGGCAGGCGGTATTTTATAAGATACTGGTAGATAATTACCAGTCAAAAGAATGGAAGGTGGTCAGCACGGAGTTTGATTTTATAGAGCCAGATAAAAAGTATTATTACCACAAAGAAAAGTTAATGATCACGCCGGATGATGTTGCCATCGTGACCCAACAGCTCACCACGGCCTGGCAACGCATCCAGCACCGGGACTTTTATACCGGCTGCGGGAAGCCGGAATGCCATTGGTGTCATTTTGTTAAAACCTATGGCCTGGCCGTAAGGCTGCATGAATAA
- a CDS encoding Ig-like domain-containing domain produces MKQVLSFLFIIVVVTQFQVFTAGCANIVAPTGGDKDSLPPVLLRVNPADSIRRFTGKKIVFEFDEFIAQPENIQENLLVSPVPKINPIISSKLKTLTVTIKDTLEENTTYSINFGNAIKDINEGNILKDFTYVFTTGDTIDSLTVSGKVIIAETGKTDSTLIAVLHRNTDDSAVIKERPRYVTKLNRDGNFTFRNLPPGTFALYAFKDEGGQRKYMNKSQLFAFADTLANTQGNKFFTLYAYTEREEEEEKDKKPAAPAGITRPSATKGGGAVQDKRLRMETNLSGQELDLLGNLEINFRTAPLRSFDSSKVVFTNEKYEPLTGYRFVRDTSNKKITLYYKWDPNTAYNLIVDKEFAEDTLGHKLLRTDTLNFRTKKESDYGLVRLRFLNLDLSKNPVLQFAQGDQIKFSHVFTDRNFNARLFVPGEYDLRILYDANKNGVWDPGEFFGKHIQPEKVIPVPRKLTVKANWDNEIDITL; encoded by the coding sequence ATGAAGCAGGTTTTATCTTTTCTTTTTATTATAGTAGTAGTTACACAATTCCAGGTATTTACTGCAGGCTGCGCCAATATCGTAGCGCCCACCGGTGGAGATAAAGATTCCCTGCCGCCTGTATTGCTAAGGGTTAATCCTGCGGATTCCATCAGGCGTTTTACCGGCAAGAAGATCGTATTCGAATTTGATGAGTTTATTGCCCAGCCGGAAAATATACAGGAGAACCTGCTGGTATCACCGGTACCCAAAATAAATCCTATTATCTCCAGCAAGCTCAAGACCCTTACTGTTACGATTAAAGACACACTGGAAGAGAATACTACTTATTCTATCAATTTCGGCAATGCTATTAAAGATATTAATGAGGGGAATATACTGAAGGACTTTACGTATGTTTTTACTACCGGCGATACGATTGATTCATTAACAGTATCCGGAAAGGTAATTATAGCAGAAACCGGTAAAACGGATTCTACCCTGATAGCGGTGTTGCACAGGAATACAGATGATTCGGCCGTTATTAAGGAACGTCCCCGGTATGTTACCAAACTGAACAGGGACGGCAATTTTACTTTCCGCAACCTGCCTCCCGGTACCTTCGCCCTTTATGCTTTTAAGGATGAAGGCGGACAACGGAAGTATATGAACAAAAGTCAGCTATTTGCTTTTGCCGATACACTTGCCAATACACAAGGCAACAAGTTCTTTACCTTATACGCCTATACAGAGCGGGAAGAAGAGGAAGAAAAGGATAAAAAACCTGCCGCGCCCGCCGGTATTACCAGGCCATCAGCTACGAAAGGCGGGGGTGCAGTACAGGATAAGCGGTTGCGCATGGAGACCAATCTTTCCGGCCAGGAACTGGACCTGCTGGGTAACCTCGAGATCAATTTCCGGACGGCGCCGCTGCGCTCTTTTGATTCCTCCAAAGTAGTGTTTACAAACGAAAAGTATGAACCACTTACCGGTTACCGGTTTGTCAGGGACACCAGCAATAAAAAGATAACCCTTTATTATAAATGGGACCCCAATACAGCTTATAACCTTATTGTTGATAAAGAGTTTGCAGAAGATACCCTGGGCCATAAGCTGCTGAGAACAGACACACTTAATTTCCGCACCAAAAAAGAAAGCGACTATGGGCTGGTACGCCTTCGCTTCCTTAATCTTGATCTTTCCAAAAACCCGGTATTACAGTTTGCCCAGGGCGACCAGATCAAGTTCAGCCATGTATTTACTGACCGTAATTTCAATGCCAGGTTGTTTGTGCCCGGAGAATATGACCTGCGCATCCTGTATGACGCCAATAAAAACGGGGTCTGGGATCCCGGTGAGTTTTTTGGCAAGCATATACAACCGGAAAAGGTAATACCTGTGCCGCGCAAACTGACTGTGAAGGCCAACTGGGACAATGAAATTGATATTACTTTGTAA
- a CDS encoding tetratricopeptide repeat protein — MKFYTWLIRYRLYLGLGLVVLGIVANIYSSFWPAFPLYFIGLILIVGHFFIGPLRLIQEYMENGDLEGAEGVLNSVKFPNLLYKPIRSAYYTFKGQLAMMKQDFDGAEVNMKKGLDLGTPMKEVKGANLLQMGMIALQKGNFKQGEQYIRQAIREGLPDKENEAAAYLQMCNIMMNKREFRAAKEFFRKTKALKPTSPEIVKQVKEIEKYISRIPG; from the coding sequence ATGAAGTTTTATACCTGGCTTATCCGTTACCGCCTGTATTTAGGACTGGGTTTGGTGGTATTGGGTATCGTGGCGAATATTTATAGCAGTTTCTGGCCTGCCTTTCCCCTTTATTTCATTGGCCTTATCCTGATTGTAGGCCATTTTTTCATTGGCCCCCTGCGACTTATCCAGGAATATATGGAAAATGGCGACCTGGAAGGCGCCGAAGGCGTTCTCAATTCGGTAAAGTTCCCCAACCTGCTCTATAAGCCCATCCGCTCTGCCTATTATACCTTTAAAGGCCAGTTGGCGATGATGAAACAGGATTTCGATGGCGCCGAAGTGAATATGAAGAAAGGCCTCGACCTGGGTACCCCCATGAAGGAAGTAAAAGGGGCCAACCTGCTGCAAATGGGCATGATCGCCCTGCAAAAAGGCAATTTCAAACAAGGCGAACAATATATACGCCAGGCCATCCGCGAAGGACTGCCCGATAAGGAAAATGAAGCTGCTGCCTATCTGCAGATGTGCAATATCATGATGAATAAACGGGAGTTCCGCGCTGCCAAAGAATTCTTCCGCAAAACCAAAGCACTCAAACCTACCAGCCCTGAAATTGTAAAACAGGTAAAGGAGATTGAGAAATACATCTCCCGCATCCCGGGATAG
- a CDS encoding sigma-54-dependent transcriptional regulator — protein MKNQHALRIFVLEDDVWYGSMLEHYLSLNPDYEVKRFESSTAFFNQLHERPNVVTLDYSMPDMDGSAVLKKIREVNPDIQVIIISGQEDVGTAINLLKNGAFDYIVKDDEVKDRLWNSLLHLKEIVGLRQEVEHLKEQVGKKYDYSKYLIGKSESMDKVYGLIEKACKTNITVSIAGETGTGKEMVAKAIHYNSERQKKPFVAVNVAAIPKELIESELFGHEKGAFTGAVTRRLGKFEEANGGTLFLDEIGEMDISLQAKLLRVLQEREITRIGGNEVVPVNARIIVATHRNLLTEVQNKTFREDLYYRLIGLPIQLPALRERGNDIILLARYFLDLFCKDNGIEKKTISPEVQQKLLQYTFPGNVRELKSVMELAAVMADGDIIQPEHITINTTATVNDLLSKERTLKDFDIHIIQHYLDKYDKDVLLVAKKLDIGKSTIYRMIQAGELTTK, from the coding sequence ATGAAAAATCAACATGCCCTCAGGATTTTCGTCCTGGAAGATGATGTTTGGTACGGCTCCATGCTCGAACATTATCTCTCTCTAAACCCCGATTATGAAGTCAAACGCTTTGAAAGTTCCACCGCTTTTTTTAACCAATTGCATGAGCGCCCCAATGTGGTAACGCTCGACTATTCCATGCCCGACATGGATGGCAGTGCGGTACTGAAAAAGATCCGGGAAGTCAACCCCGATATACAGGTCATCATCATTTCCGGCCAGGAAGATGTGGGTACTGCCATCAACCTGCTGAAAAATGGCGCTTTTGATTACATCGTGAAAGACGATGAAGTGAAAGACAGGCTATGGAATTCATTGCTGCACCTGAAAGAGATTGTAGGGCTGCGCCAGGAAGTGGAACACCTGAAAGAGCAGGTAGGTAAGAAATACGATTATTCCAAATACCTGATCGGGAAGAGTGAGTCTATGGATAAAGTGTATGGCCTCATTGAAAAGGCCTGTAAAACCAACATCACCGTATCTATTGCGGGCGAAACGGGTACCGGTAAGGAAATGGTGGCCAAGGCCATTCACTATAATTCTGAGCGGCAGAAAAAGCCCTTTGTGGCGGTCAATGTAGCCGCTATTCCCAAAGAGCTGATCGAAAGTGAACTCTTCGGGCATGAGAAGGGGGCTTTCACCGGCGCGGTTACCCGCCGCCTTGGTAAGTTCGAGGAAGCGAATGGGGGCACCTTGTTCCTGGATGAGATCGGTGAAATGGACATCAGTCTCCAGGCAAAATTGCTGCGGGTGCTGCAGGAACGGGAAATTACCCGTATTGGTGGCAATGAAGTAGTGCCGGTAAATGCACGCATCATTGTGGCCACACACCGGAACCTGCTTACAGAAGTACAAAACAAAACATTCCGGGAAGACCTTTATTACCGGCTTATCGGGTTACCCATTCAACTGCCTGCCCTGCGTGAACGTGGTAATGACATCATATTGCTGGCCAGGTATTTTTTAGACCTGTTCTGTAAGGATAATGGAATTGAGAAGAAAACCATTTCGCCGGAAGTGCAGCAGAAACTACTCCAATATACTTTCCCCGGTAACGTGCGGGAACTGAAATCGGTGATGGAACTGGCGGCTGTAATGGCCGATGGCGATATCATTCAGCCGGAACATATCACCATCAATACAACCGCTACCGTGAATGACTTGCTGAGTAAAGAAAGGACCCTGAAAGACTTCGATATCCATATCATACAGCATTACCTGGATAAATACGATAAGGATGTGTTGCTGGTAGCCAAGAAGCTGGACATTGGCAAATCCACCATCTACCGTATGATACAGGCCGGTGAATTAACTACCAAATAA